DNA sequence from the Lagenorhynchus albirostris chromosome 13, mLagAlb1.1, whole genome shotgun sequence genome:
AGGCCCACCAGAGAGGTGGCTTTCTCTCTCGGCAAAGTAGCAACAAAATCAACACTAGGACCTGGGCATCCTAGGACCTGGTATTGCATACCTGGACATTAAAACTCACCCACCTGGCCTTTCCTACCCAGATACACAGATTTCCAAGCTCCAGGACACACaagctcttttttccttccctgtcaACTCTTCTGACAAACACCAATTTCTAGAGTAGGCTAGATCTACAAATTCAGGAATACGGAAAAGAGGCTAGAGCTTTATAACGGACTAGCGGAGAAGAGAACTCTCAGGCCCGGGCTCCGAGAATTTGTTAACGCTCCCTTTTCTCGCTTCTTTCAGGTCGCAAGTCCGGGAAGGGCTTTTACATCTACCAGGAGGGTGTGAAGAATAAGAATTTGAATTCTGACCTAGACAGTATTTTGGCAAGTCTGAAGATGCCTTCTCAGCCTGACGTGTAAGTTCATTTGAGGGGCTGTTGGTGCAGAAGCGTGTTTCTCACCAGCCCGAAGCTTCTTGGGCCCTCTGCCATCATTTTTGTTATGATCACCATACGTGACCAGAAAGAACATTCCTGATGCTTAACACTTTTTGCCCTTCCACATTCCACCTCGTCCTCTACCAGGCCTCAGGGTAAGGACTGCAGCCCAGCCTTGGGAAGACCCCTTGGGAAGCCTTCCCTCTGAGGGTCCCAGAGAGCAACTAGAAACACGGTTCTCCTAGGCCTGCTCTCCCTCCGCACTGTTTGTTATCGTTTGTAACCAGCAGCTGCTGATGGCAAGAGATGCCGTCTACCCCGCCAGACCCTGTTCTCAGTGCCCGGCTTCGGGTTAATGAGGGCAGGTAGCCCTCTGCTGTCTTCTTCCAAGGGCAGCACCTTCTCTAGCATTGGAGGTTCACAAGGGCTGGCCCGGAGCTCCAGCAGCACCAGCCCTCACTCCCATTCTGCACCGGGGCGCCTGCGTCCTCCCCTCTTACCCTGCCCCTCCCTGAATGTCTCTCCCTGTTGGCAGCTCCTCGGACGAAGACATCCAGTACCGCCTGGTGACCAGATTTGTGAATGAGGCTGTCCTGTGCCTGCAGGAAGGGGTCTTGGCCTCGCCTACAGAGGGAGACATCGGCGCCGTCTTCGGGCTTGGCTTCCCCCCGAGTCTTGGAGGTCGGTCTCGCAAGTCAGGAAGGTAGCTCGCTTCATCCCGGAGCTCGTTTCACTTCTCCTTGAACAACgtcctatttctccttttagggcCCTTCCGCTTTGTGGATCTGTATGGTGCTCAGAAGATAGTGGACCGGCTCCGGAAGTACGAGGCTGCCTATGGAAGACAGTTCACCCCGTGCCAGCTGCTTGTGGACCACGCCAGCAGCCCTAACAAGAGGTTCTGCCAGTGAGCAGGCCCTGAACCCTGCTCACTCGCCCACTAACGCCAACCGCGGCAGCGCTGGTTCTCGACAGAGTGGCATCTAGGTTTATCAGAGTAACCAGAGGAAAACAAATTCTGGCGTTGGGTGTGCGCCTCGATTAACGTGCCTCCAGCTGTGAGCATCTCTCCCTCCCAGGGAAGTGTGGCTGTGAAGCAGTTTGTACTTCACGTTGGAAGGTGGAACCCTCTGTGCTCACGAATGTGTGAGCCCCGAGGCCCCGCGTCTCTGGAGCCATCCTTGCTGCCTATTCCTCCCGGGAGACCAGTGGTGGCCAACGGTGGTGAGGGCAATTCTGCACCCAGCCAAATACTTAACGATAAAAATCACTTTATCAGCTTCTCTGCCTGCCTACTGCTTTCCCTTCTGTCTTTGCCCTTGTGGTTTAACCCCCTTTCCTCAAGGGGTGAGCTGGAATAAAGCCCTGTGCTGCGGGGTAGGAATGTACTGGGGCAGCACTTTAAGAGAGAAACGGCATTGATGGAGAGTGGGATTTTATGAGCCTAAAGCCTTTTAAACCAGCTGTATTTAAGTGCTTTGGCTGGGCTTCCGCTTACAGTGGGGAAGAGGCCCGGCTAAGCAGAACGGGGGAGAGGTGTGGAGGGCCAGCATAGAAGACTCCTTTCCGCTGCACAGTTTTACCTTCTTTTCTCGGTGTGACTCATTCATGTGCGCACCTCAGGATGTTTGCAGAACGCTGGCATTAAGCAGAGGAGGTGACGTTTTCCTGGCCAGCGTATCCTGCACGTCTTGGCTGCCCCAGAGCACAGAAGGTGGACGATGCCTGCACAGTGATGACAGGCATCCCGTGTGACCCACCGCCACCTCCCCTCTGCTAGAGCCtccactcttcccctccccctgccctctgtGTGGAAAGTTCCTACACTTGTGTTCTGGCAGAAGCATGGCCCAGTCCAGGTAAACAGCTTTGGGCTCCTCACTGGGCCTGGCAGAAGGATCCACACCGTGTGCGTGCAGAATCATAATTCAAGTCCCATCACAGTGCGCAGTCTCATCTTTGAGATGTCACCAgttcctcctgcctctgctccagcTGTGAGTACTTCAGATATCCCCCTGGATGGCTCTGCTATGGACACTGGCAGGCGGGAAGCTCAGCTCCAGTTCTGCTCAACACTCAACAGTTGGTTGCTAGGAAGCCAGACTCTAAAACCAAGGCATCTCCGAGTTGGGAGTTTTCAGGTGACCCATAGAAGGTAGAGAACTGATCCTCTACACCAAGGCCATTAACAGGcttctgggggctgggggtgggggtgtgtgagCAGCCTCAAGGCAGGTATTTGGACAGGGCAGGAAGTTAAACCTGGGTAGTGGCTTGGAGCTTTGAAGTATGACCTTTCCACTTAGCAGCACTAGGTAGGTGTGAATTATGTTGAAACATCAGTGGGAATTGAGGGTTCTTGTAGTTGAGGGGCTGGTGAGGGTTTTTCAGAAGGGAATGAGGGCCGCTCCACCAGCTGCCTCTGAGGAACAAGTGGGCCGTGCACACACAGCGTTTCTGAAGTCCTCTCCTGCCCGCGGGCACATACACTGTGCCCGTCGGTCCCCACGGCCCTCTGAAAGAACACAGTTGACGCCCAGAATTCCACCTGCACTACTCTTCAGTGGTCTAGCATTTATTTCACTAGCCCTTGAGGATTCACTGAGTGATTGGCAAGGAAACCCAACGTCTCAGCATCCCAGTTTCTGTGCTCTACTTCCTGACTCCCCTTCCCTCAGCACTGAGGCAGCCTGCTTGGGATGAGCAGCAGACCGGCTTCGCTCCTCTTAAGATAGAAAAACAGAGGAGATAAGTATCTCGGTAAGGCAGAGGAAAAGGCTGATAACCCCTGGGCCTGATGCTAGGAGGATTAGTGTGCTTCTGGTAGGTGAGACGGGGACGAGCACGGGGGCTGGGTGGTCGGACACGACAGCCAACCTGCTCTGGCTGCTGGCAGATCACCGTGCTCGAGATACAGGGCGCAAAGACCTGCTTTGAAGCAGGTGAACAGGTGCGAGAGGACTGAGCTCCAGGAGGAAAAAAGCAGGTTTTCCCAAGCCATcgtgctttctctttcctccccatcccacctgtGCCAGTGACAGAAAGCCAGGAAGGGACACCATGTGTTTGCCAGGGTCAGGTGATGGGGCAGGAGACCGATGGGAGTGATGGAAGGCCACTTGCCTCAAGAATCAGGGAGCAGCTGCCCTCAATCCACCTGCTCTTGCACAGAGTCTTCGTGGACTGGACCCAACAGACAGGATGCAGGGCTAGTTGCAGTGAGCTCGCGTCAGAAGCCAGTGCACTGGAGACGTGGGGGAGCATCTGCCTCCCTAACTAGATAAGCAGGTCGAGAGCAGAGCTGGGCTCTTCCAAAGCCATCACCCAAGAACCAGAGCCCACAGGTGGAGCCTCTCAGGTGTGGTGGCACAGGCTTGTACTTGATAAACCTGTATTCAGGGCCAGGGGCCCAACACACAGTGGagcagaggggaaaggagggcaTCCCCGAGATACAGAAATAGGCACCCCGACTCTGGGGCAGCTAGGCCAAAAGCCCACAGAGCACAAAGGAGAGAGGGCACTTGGGGACTCTGTGCTTAGATCATGGACCATCTTCCCTTGTCTCCAGCCTGCACCTACAAGCTATGAAGTACGAGCTATCAGCGGAGCTCTGCAGCGGGACGGAGGGGGCTGTTCGGTCACCATGAAGGCCCGCTTTTGAACCCCCGTGGGAATCGCAGCAATGTGTCACCAGGCCCGGGTGTGCACCGGCgcctccagccccttccccgcGTACTCTGCACACTGAAAGGCAAGATGCATGCGGGGCTCTGGCCCAGAGGACCCCGTTTCCAGGTGTGTCTCCCCTGGATTCACTCTCCGCGGCTGCTTAGCAGCCTCAGTCTTGGCATAGGTCCTTCCTGCAGGCAGGCCCCGCCTCTGGGGGTGCCGTCACCCTGCAGACCCAGGGCTGGTCCCCCGGGGCCTCCGGGCCAAAATTCCAGTTGTGCAGCCCCGAGCGGGGAAGTCAGATCTTGGGCCGCCAGCCTTTGATGAACTGCATGATCTTCTTGACCTGCAGCTTGGTGAGGTGAAAGTCATCTGCCAAGATGTCCTCACTGAGCTGCACGAAGATGCTGCCGTCAATGCGCTCTCGGGCAAAGAAGCTCACCACGTCCTCCGAGAGCCCGATGAAACGCAGGCTTCGCGAGACCTCCTCCAGGGAGAGTGCAGACAGGTCAGCGGGGGGCTGCCAGGAGGAGGCATCCCGGCTGCCCCAGCCTGTGGCCCCATCCCGGGGGCTGGCCGGAGGCCCTTCCAGGCGCCCCTGGGTGAGAAGGAGTCGTGCTCTGCCTGCTTCGGGCCCCTGCAGGGCCACGGGGGACAGGGGGGCGGGGACGTGCTGCAGCACCAAACCTTCAGGCTCAAAGGCCTTGGGGGGTCCAAGTGGCAgaaggccaggcccaggcccaggagcCCTCACAGCTCTGGGCTCCTGACAGCGCAGCAGCTCCGGCTCTGGAGAACTGCCCCGGCCCAGCTCAAAGGGATCAGAGGGCTCCAGGGCAGGTGTCTGCCgctcagaggaagaggaggaggaggtgggacaGCAGGAGGAGGCAGTCGCCGAACAGGCCTGGCCTGGAGGGCCCGAGCCCGGGGAATGAGCGGGGCTGGAGGTAGCCAGGGGACCTGAGCTGGCTGTGGGCTCAGAAGAGGAGGCGGCTGAAGGGCCTGGGGGGTAGGCAGGCCCGGAAAAGGGGTTCAGAGCTCCAAGGGGAGCGAAGCgtttctgggggtgggagggcttGAATGGAGGCGGGCAGCTGTGGTAGGTCTTGACCGGGGTGTCGGCCCCCCAGAGAGAAGCAGCTCCACTGCTCAGGGGCTCTACAAGGGCCCGGGAGGCCTGGCTGGGCTGCGTAGTCGAGGGCAGGGGTCCCGGGCGTGGGCGGCTGGGGGACTCGCCCACCTTGCAGTCTCCCCAGGTGCATGGGTAGCAATAGAGGGAGTAGGTATCCGGTGACGGAGAGCCACTGCCACTGCGGGAGCCCGCCCTGTGGgcaaagagacagacacagaTGGAAGGGCAAGCACAGCAAGAGGGAAACGCGACAGGGCCACACACACACGACACAGcgaaccactgctccaccaggtcCCAGAGGCCGCTGCTCCGATCTCAGCAGCGCTGGCCCGCGCCCCAGCCCCCAAGGCCTGCGGCCCTCTGAGATTGCCCAATTCTTTCTCCCGGCACCCCCCTCCCCAGGAAAAATTAAACTAAACTGAATTACATAGAAAATTTTCCATAGCAAGGAGCACTCCACCCCGTGGCAGAGCCCACTCTGGAGGGAGACAGAGCAACACTCCCAACCGACTGTCATCCTTTAGGAGGAGCGAACTGAAGCAGGAAGCCCGGACCCCAGGGCCCCCTCCCTCAGGTGCTGCTCAGAACCTCTGAACCCCGGTCCTGaagtcttcctcttcctcagcactggctcccctccccaccctcccctgcttCAATCTACCTGAGGAGGCCCAGGACCGAGAAGGAAATGGCTCACCCATCCTGGAGGCCAGAGGAGTAGTAGGagaggctggagctgggggagTGGACAGGCTGCAGCTTGGGGAAGCGTGGGGGCACCGGGGGACTGCCCGAGAACCGGCCATTGGCACTGCCACCTCGGGGGGGCACAGGAGGGGCATTGAGCAGGCGGCATTCCTCCTTCACCTGCAAGCACAGGGCCATGACGCCACCCCCGGTCCCCAGGCAGCTGGGTCAGGGCGGCGTCTGGGACTGACACTGCCCCACTTTGCCAAGAGCCTGCCTTGCCTTATACCCCAgctcctcacccacccacccacccaccccttctCGTCTCTCCAGCCCGTTTCGCTCATCGAGAGCCGACAACACACACACTGTCTCCTGTGGCCTTGGAAATCCACcttgaatgtaagaaaaaaatagagaagtagATAAACAATCAGTTAAGTAGACATATTCCCTCctcagggaaaaggagagaaataagaagaaaaacatgtagtgaggagaagaaagggaaggaaaagtacCTGCCATCTGGCTCCCTGCCTCACGGGTCAGACACTCAAAAGTGGACTCCATGGGATGTTCATAGGTGTCCATAGTCTGTAGACAAGCTCGGTTGGAAAATTCTGTGTTAAACACAGATAAACGGGCTTCCTTcgtgcaggacttctcagagcctttattaTACCAATACTCTGCGGCTCCAAAGTGAGGAGGGGGAAGGCTGGTGATCACAAACTGCATTTTCTAAACTTACGTCACCATAGAACCTTTACACTGGACAACTTAAAGGACTCCTTGTTCTGTGGAACCTTCTGGGTAACACTGTTCTAGGCTCATCCCCAATCCTCTGAGGCTGGCGACCTGCTGGCATCTTCGTCCCCACAACTCCCCTGCCACCGTCCCTGGTATCCCTTCCTACAAATGCTCCTGCGTTTCTTTCCTCCTTgttttctcccctttccccacctcGGCCACCCTCTGTCATACACTCCGGGGGGCTGGAGACCGAGATGCCAAGGCTGGGGCCCAGGAGAACGAGCTTTTCAAGCCCAAACCCTGACCCCTGGCTGGCCACCTCCCTGGAGGATGGGGCCCACAGAGCTCAGAGCCCGGCCTCCCCCTCTCCTCGCCTCCACCGCGTCCACTCACCGCCTCGGATTTGGGAGGCACTGGAGGCGGGGCCGCCTCGGGCTCCAGGCGGGGCGGCCCGGCGGCCCCGAAGGAGATGAGGTCGGGCCCCGGGAGCGGCCGGGTCCTGCCCTCGGCGAAGCCTTCAGCCGCCTGGTGCGTCCACAGCTCCTCGTAGGGGATCTCGGTGGGTGGCGCTGTGGGCTCGGGCGCGCCGGCCCAGTCGGGACTCACGTACTCCTCCTGGTCGCCGTCGCCGGGCGGGCCGGGGCCGGAGGCGGGGGCGCGGGCGGGCCGGAGGGCGCGCGGGGGCGCGGGCAGGCAGAGGCGCGCGCGGCGCGGGCTGGCGCAGTCTTCGGCCAGCTCGGCGGGCGCTTCGCGCACGGCGGTCGAGTACTCGTCGGGGTCGAAGCGCTCGCGGCAGTAGGAGACGCTGTCGCGCACCAGGCGCTCGACACGCGGGTCCCCGGCCAGCAGGCCCTGCGGTAGCGCGAAGCGGGGCGTGTCGGTGAGCAGCAGGAAGTGCAGCGGCGCCGGGCCCTCGCGGCGCAGCGCCAGCCCCAGCACCACCGTCTTGGAGATGATGCTGACCAGCTTGTAGCAGTGGCCCTCCCGCACCGGGTGTAGGTCGTAGGGGTTGCGCGGCGGCCGGCTGGGCACCAGCACATTCACCGGGAGCCGCACGCGCTCGATGATGGCGCGCACCGTGTGCTCGCCCTCCTGCATCTGCAGCTCCAGCGGGCTGCGCGTGCTGAAGCGGCCCTGGCACTGGAAGGGCAGGCTCAGGCTCTCATTGGTGCGGTGGTTCATGCAGATGAGGCAGGGCATCTTGCCTTTGATGGGCCTGGCGCCCCCGCTGCCACCCGCGGCCCCTGTGCCccccgggccgccgccgccgccgccgccgcccaccCCGGCCAGCGCCCCGGCCCGGCCCAGCTTGCGCAGCAGGGTGGTGAAGCGTGAGCGCTCCTTGGTGGTCTTGGCGCACAGGATCTCCGCCTGGCCCATGAGAGTGAGCTCGTCGCCGGCGTGCAGCGTGAAGTTGTACACCTCGCTGTCCTCGCTGAACTCGCCTGACACCACCTGGGGATCCCAGAAACGGCAGGAGGCCTTAGCCAGGGCCCCAGGAAAGCCACCGGGACGGGACCCAGGAGGACAGCGCTCCTCTTGGGCCTTTCCCAGGGCTAAGACCAGATCAAGAGCAGTTGACTGAGGACATTCCATCCTGGAGGGGCCACGTGGTGGCTGAGCAGCCTTCAGTGAGTTACCTCTCGGGGACCTTAGTTACTTTTACTTGGAAGAAttgctgtaagaattaaatagaCTATAATGTACAATGAAATACTTCGAAAATACTCAGTATCTGGCAActtttgttatcattttttaCAATTAGGGCGATAACAATCCTCCGCCTATTCAACAAGACTACTCTGAGGAGAAATGAATTGATGGATAAGCAGAGGGTTTATAAACAGGCAAGAACCGCCTGTATGTAAGTGGGGGACCGTGTGCACTGTGTGCCCCACAGCTACACTACCACCACCAGTGGCTGAGAGGATGGCTGCCCTGAAAGACTGCCCAGTCAGGCCGtgaccctgcacacacacttCCTGCTTCCCCACCTTTTGCAGGAAGCTCCAGGAAGTTCATACACCTAGCCAGAGGCTTTCAGGGGGCTGTCAGAAGCCACACTGTGACACTTTTACCTCTTGGAGCTCAAAGGCCTCCCTCCAGCCAGGGTCAGGCTTGCCCCTGAGGATAACGGAAACCTGGGGGCACCGTGCCTGGTGCAGAAAGGACTAACCTTGACACTGAAGGTGATGGCTTCCATCACAAATATGCGATCGGGGAAGACGCTGGCCACCTCCTCCACGCTGCTGAAGTACCTCACTGGCTCCCGAACATCCCGGGCCTGCTCCAGGAGCTTGAACTTCCCTGCACAGGAAGGAATGTAGGCTGCTGCTAGGGTGGGCCTGCTGCTGGGAGCCTAGGCTGTATCCGGAGAGGCCCCACTGTCCCAGCTTCTTGTTCCCCTCATCTCAGTCAGCCTCTCTGGAACTCAGGTGGTCAGAAGGGCAGGTTTGCACTAGTGGAAGGAGCTGGTCAGCTGATTCAAGCCTCAGCAGGGAGGTGAGCACAGATTCCTAGCAACTAGAGCCCAGCCCTCACCCAGTGGACAGCTTGTGGGTGTGTGATAAGGCTAGCAGCCGCCTGCCCAGAGAGACCCAAGTGCAAACTGGCGCCCAAACACTTGGACACAGAGCTATCCTCGGACCAGGCGTTAGTGTGGCATTGGGGGTGCTGATTCCTAGCTTGGTCCCAGCCCCACTCTGATTTGCTATGCCCCTAGACaaatcccttcccttctctggggcTTGAGTCCTCAGCTGAGGAGGCTGGAGCAGATGCTCTTGGGCCCCACCTGGATCTGGCATTCTACATATCTGCGGTGGATTGCTAACCCACACTGATGCAATGGGCAGACGAGGGGCCCAGCCCCAGTCTTTGGAGATCCAGGGAGAGCAACTCTGACTCCTAATCTGTTCCCAAATCCTCCTCTGATCCAATATCCAGCCCCACTGTCCCAGAGGCCTCCGATCTGAGCCCAGCAAAGCCTCCTCCCTCGGATGAGGTCTTCCCAACCTGCAGTCCAGGGCTATGTTTTGGCTGGCTCAGCAGATGCCCCCAGCAGACACAGACTTCAAAGAATGATGGTAATCCGTAAAGCTGACACCGCTCTGTGTAAACTGTCTAACCTCACTGGCCACACATCTTTTATGTGCCCACCTATGTGAGCACAAAGACAGGCTGTGAACCATGCTGGCATCTGGACAGATGGCCTCTTCTTAGCCCTTACACAAAAGGAAGAGAGTCTTGTACAAGCTGAGAGAAGACAAGGTGGCTCTAGCTTCTGTAATGTCTCTGGTGGCTGCTGCAATCAtagtccattcatttattcattccacaaacatttgcggagcacccactatgtgccagacactagcCTTGCCCCGACAGGGGGTGCACATCTGGGTAAGATAGTCTGCCCACAAGGAAACCCAGATATAGTGTGTGATGGCAGGACGTGACAAATGCTACACCAGACTCATGACAAAAGAGTGAGAAGACCGCTGAGTTGGGGGAAATCTACCTGGCAGTCTGAGGGCATCATAAGAATGAAAAGAGTTTTACAGAATGGACATTCCACATGGAAGAAATAGCATGAGCAAAGACATAGAGTCACGGAAGCAGACTGCCTGCCCAAAGTGGTGAGTGCCTGGAGGGTAGGACTTGGGGGGGGGTGATGACAGGGGTGAAGCAGACAGCAACTGGGTTATGAAAGGCTCTGAATGCCATATGGTAGGACTTTATTCCGTAAGAATGAAACCCCCTGGAGTGTTCTGAGCAAGGGAAGACCAAGATCAAAATTTTACTCTATAAAGATAACAGGGACACCATTCAGGTAAATAACTCAGTAATGAGTTCTGGAAAAGAGCCAGGGCAGCAACTGAGGGAATAACAAAAATGAGCAGACCAAGAGGTACTTTCAAGGTAGGGAGCCTCCTCAGACTGTGGTGAGGAACTCATCAGACTGATAAGTAGGTGGTGGAGGAAGGGACTCGGGTCACCAGCCTGGTCAGAAATGGAGACGGCAGAGCTGTTAACCAAAACTGAGACCCTGGAAGGAACGAGTTGTGGAGCACCGGCCAGACTGGGGAGGCCAAGTGAGGCCCTGCAGGGGGTGTTCCTAGGGCAGGCGAGCGTGTGGGTGCAGCGCTTGAGGATGCCTAGTCAGAAGTAACAGACAGAAGGTCACCAGCCCACAGGAAGCAGCGTCAGCTGTGGGGCAGGCAAGATAGCTcaggaaagaggaagaacagAGGATCTTGACCCTTTGGGGACCCTCTTCCCAGAGAAATCCCACAGTGTAACCCTAGCAGGAACACACAAAAAAGCATTTTGTATATAGTACAGGGGGGCGGTTCTTGAAGCCCCCAAAGCCCACCAGAAACCGGGATTGAGACACCCACTCCCTAATGCAGAGTATGAAGAGCAGAGGGCCAGGGGCAGAGCCTGCAGCATCAACACCTATGAGCAGGAAAAGTGATAACCCagaaagagagggggaaatgCCCAGGAGAAAGCTGGAGGGAACAGACCCCACGTCCCATCCTCCATCCTTCCCCAACCACTCTGAGACCCTGGTAGGAAGAGGCCTCGGATGAGCCACAGCCCTCGAGGGCGGCAGGGATAAGCTGGGGAGGGGACCTAGCAAGGAACAGTGATCTGCAGGTCAGGAAGCAGGAGTCACAGGTCTGCTACCATCCAAGAAAAGTAGCCCCCATCCCTCACCCAGTCGCCTCCCCAATACCCACACACAAACCCCCCAACTCCAAGCAGCCAGGCAGGGAGAAGTGCCCACTGCCCGCTGTGGGGAGAGCTGGAGCCAAGTCAGGGCTAGagccggggggtggggaggatgtgGCAAGGAAGATCGATGTAACCATGGTAGCCGGCACCACCCCCTCCGCCGCAGCCTGAGCCCAGCACCGGTCATCGCTGCCGGGAGGAAGGAAGGTAGACCTCCCGGGAGTGATGCTCTGGCCCCTGGaagccttttcctctctctctgcagcCCCACTGGGGGCagcttcctctcctgcctccccctaCAAAAGACCCGAGGTCCCCTGCGGCTCTAGGGACCTGCCGCACCCtggcctgcccctcctccctgtcCGTGAGTCCCAGAGCACGTTTACGCAGCCCCGACCGTCCCTTCCAGCCTGAAGCAGGGTCTTGTTTCTCACCCCTCCCTGCCAGCACCTGACCCATAACAGACGCTCCATAAAGAATGGTGGGTAAATGCACAGACCTGGGAGTCGGACAGACCTagctgaatcccagctctgccacctaccacctgtgtggccttgagcaaattatttaatccCCATGGGCTTctgttttcccacctgtaaaGTGGAAGCATACTACTTGGCTCAAGGGACGCATCTGCCCGGTGCTCCGCAGGGTCCGCGGCCCGCGCGGGGAGAGGCACCGCGCAGAGGGCAAGGCGGGGagcgggcggggtggggtggggggtcgTCCCGGAGGAGTCCGGTCTCCCCGCCTCCCCGGGCGGTGGGCCTTGGCCTGGAGCCCGGCTCTCCAGCAGCGGCCCCCACGCCACTCGCTGCAGGGCATCGCCCTgagccctcctcccctctccctccaccgCCTCCCGCGGCTCTCTCAGCGGTCCTCCCCGCCCGCCTGCCCGCGCAATTATTAATTCATTAGGAGGAACCAGCTCGGAGCTGTGCACTCAGAGCTTCCTCATTAACCCGCCGgcggcccagcccctccccctcttaGGGGGGGCCTCGGCcacccagcccccatccaggcGGGGCCCGAGCGGCCCACCGGAAAGATGGAGCTGGGGATGCGACACCTCGGCAGGCCAACTGTCACCCGCCTTACACAAGGGCACCGAAAGAGATGGGGGGAAAGGGCCAGGAGCCCCGTGAACGCAGAGTTCCCCAGGAGGCTCTGTACCTTGGTTTCCCGGATTTTTAATGACACAACCGAAATGGCGCAGTAAGTCACATTTCTGTCAGTGAAGGCTTTTTccaatctttgctttttttttttttttttgcatcgaacctgtgcccccagcaGTGCAAGTGccgagtcttcaccactggaccgccagggaagtcccccaatctTTGCTTTTTTTATCGAAGACCTGGGACCTCTCCCTGGACCAAGGCCAGATACCCAGGCTGG
Encoded proteins:
- the GAREM2 gene encoding GRB2-associated and regulator of MAPK protein 2, translating into MEAITFSVKVVSGEFSEDSEVYNFTLHAGDELTLMGQAEILCAKTTKERSRFTTLLRKLGRAGALAGVGGGGGGGGPGGTGAAGGSGGARPIKGKMPCLICMNHRTNESLSLPFQCQGRFSTRSPLELQMQEGEHTVRAIIERVRLPVNVLVPSRPPRNPYDLHPVREGHCYKLVSIISKTVVLGLALRREGPAPLHFLLLTDTPRFALPQGLLAGDPRVERLVRDSVSYCRERFDPDEYSTAVREAPAELAEDCASPRRARLCLPAPPRALRPARAPASGPGPPGDGDQEEYVSPDWAGAPEPTAPPTEIPYEELWTHQAAEGFAEGRTRPLPGPDLISFGAAGPPRLEPEAAPPPVPPKSEAVKEECRLLNAPPVPPRGGSANGRFSGSPPVPPRFPKLQPVHSPSSSLSYYSSGLQDGAGSRSGSGSPSPDTYSLYCYPCTWGDCKVGESPSRPRPGPLPSTTQPSQASRALVEPLSSGAASLWGADTPVKTYHSCPPPFKPSHPQKRFAPLGALNPFSGPAYPPGPSAASSSEPTASSGPLATSSPAHSPGSGPPGQACSATASSCCPTSSSSSSERQTPALEPSDPFELGRGSSPEPELLRCQEPRAVRAPGPGPGLLPLGPPKAFEPEGLVLQHVPAPLSPVALQGPEAGRARLLLTQGRLEGPPASPRDGATGWGSRDASSWQPPADLSALSLEEVSRSLRFIGLSEDVVSFFARERIDGSIFVQLSEDILADDFHLTKLQVKKIMQFIKGWRPKI